The Amycolatopsis endophytica genome includes the window ACACCGGCCAGCATCGACACCACCACGAGCATCGGGTGGTCGGTGCACGCCGAAATGGCCAGCGCGACCGCCGCGACCGCCCACAGCTGCAGCGTCACCCACAGCGCCGCCAGCGCGACCCGGCCGAGCGCGTCCACGAAGGACAACGTGTTGCCGGACAACGTGAACAGCGACCCGTTTCCGTTGATCACCAGCCCGGTGGCCATCGCGACCACGGCCATCAGCAACGTCGCGGCCAGCGTGAACGTGGCGACCCCCGACGCCTTCATCATCAGCAGCCTGCCCCGGCTGACCGGGGCGAGCATCAGCCCCCGCAAGGTGCCGAACGACGCTTCACCGGCGAGCGCGTCACCGGCCGAACTCGCCGCGATCAACGGCAGCAGCAGGTTCAGCGTGAAGCCGAGCGCGGCCAGCGGGAGGACCAGCGCGTTGCCAGCCGCGGCGGGAAGCAGCGAGTCGCCGCCTCCGCCGCCGCTGGGACCGCCCGCGCTGTCCCCCGCGATCGTCAGCCCGATGCCGATGATGACGGGGATCAGTGCCAGCAGACCCAGCACGATCAGGGTCCGCGGGCGGCGGAAGATCCACCGCAGTTCGGCGCGGTAGAGCCGGTGGAACGGCACACTCCACCGCTCCACCGGCGCCGCGTCCAGTGTCGCCGTCATGACGCCCCCTCGTCCACATCCCGCGGGCCCTCGATTTCGGAGTCCCGCTGGGTCAGCCGCGCGAACAGGTCCTCGAGCCCGGTGCGGGCGCGTTTCGCCTCGTGCACCGCGATTCCGGCACGCACCAGGGTTTCGATCACCTGCGGCGCGGTGGCCGCGGTCAGATCCGCGCGCACACCATCCGGTGTCAGGCGGCCCGCGATGCGGTTGTCCCGCAACGCCGTCAGCGCCCTTTCACTGTCCGGTGTGGACACTTCGAGCGACGGTGAGCCGGATTCCAGCAGCTCGTCCAGTTCGCCCTGCGCGACCACCGTGCCGTCGTGCAGCACCGCGACGTGCGTGCAGGTCGCTTCGACCTCGGCGAGCAGGTGCGAGGACACCAGCACCGTGACGCCCTCGGCGTGCAGCTCGGCGATGATCTTTCGGATCTCCCGGGTGCCTGCCGGGTCCAGTCCGTTCGTCGGCTCGTCGAGTACGACCATCCGCCGCGGCACGAGCAGCGCGGAGGCCAGCCCCATGCGCTGCTTCATGCCGAGCGAGTACCCCTTGTAACGGCGGTGCGCCGCGTGCGTCAGCCCGACCCGCTCCAGCGCGGTGTCCACCGCGCCCGGGATCGCGGCCGACGACAACCGCGGTTCGGCGAACGCGACCCGGCGCAGGTTCTCCCGTCCGGACAGGAACGGGTGGAAGCCCGGCCCCTCGACCAGCGCGCCGACGTGCGGCAGCGCGCGGCCCGCGGCGTCGGGCATCCGGTGACCGAGCAGTTCGACCTCGCCCTCGGTCGGGCGGACCAGGCCGAGCAGCATCCGGATCGTGGTGGTCTTGCCCGAGCCGTTCGGCCCGAGCATGCCCAGCACCGCGCCCTCCGGCACGTCCAGATCGACCTGGTCCACCGCGACCGCGGTCCGGTACACCTTGCGCAACCCCCTGGTTCGCGCCGCGAGCGCCGGACCCGCGGTGGGTGCCCCGGCCGGGGCACCCACCGACAGCGTCTCCGTCATTTCGCACCCAGCGCGTCGATGAGGACCTGCTCCGGCACGGCACCGGCGGCGAACCGGCCGTCGTCGGTGACCAGCGCGGTGACGACCTTGGTGGTGATCACGTAGCCGGTGCCGAACGCGCCGCTGACCGGCTTGCCGAACTGCGCCAGCAGGGCCTGCGGGTCGACGCTCTCCCCGCGGCCGTCCTGCTGCGGCTGGAGCGACTCGGCCGGGAAGGTTCCGGTGACGACGGTGTCCCAGCCGTCGCCGGTGGTCGTCAACGCGTCCTTGGCGGCCTCGCGGTCCGGCGTCTGCGCGGGCGCCTGCTCCTCGGTCACCTTCGCGCCCTGCGGCGGGGTGAACTGGAACTCGCTCGCGGGCTGCGGCGCGAACGCGATGTCGCTGAACGCCACCTGGAACGCGGGGTCGGCGGTGCCGTAGGTCATCACGGCCAGCCGCAGCGGGACCCGCTGCTCGGCGTCGACCGCGACGCGCACCTCACGCAGCAGCGTGCGCTCGGTCGGCTTCGGCGTCAGCACCATCTCGTAGGCCGCGCGGCCGGCGACGCGTGCCGTGCCCTCGACCGTCACCGTGCTGCTCTCCCGGACCTTCGCCAGCAGCTGCGTCGCGGCCGTGGCGGGGTCACTCACCTCGAACTCGCCGGACTGCTGCTGCAGCGCCTCGGCGGGCACCGTCAGTTTCGTCGCGGTGTTGTCGCTCGAGTCGTACGACCAGACCGTGTTCCCGTTGCGGACCACCGTCCGCTCGTTCGCGCCCTGCTCGACGGACAGTTTGCTGTTGCCGGCGCCGTCGCCCAGCACCCGCGCGCCGTCGATGTCGAGACTCGTGCCGTCCGGCAGGCTCGACACCGGCAGTCCCAGGTTGTTCTCGACGTCGACGGTGCCGTTCAGCGCCGGGGTCTTGGTGGTGAGCACCGACTGGACCAGTTCCTCGGCGCTGACCGGCGGCAGCTGCGGCGCTTCCCCCGCCGTCGCGGGCATCGCCAGCCAGGCGAGCCCGGCGACGCCCAGCGCGGAACCCGTGACCGCCGCGGTGATGGCCTTCGTCTTCGGCTGCATGTGTGTCTCCCTGTGTCGCGAGCACCAGTGTGCTCTTTCCCCGCCGTCAACACTCGCAACCGGCTCCTGAGATCGGCCTGAGATGCTGAGAGACCGCTGAGAGCGCGCGCCCGAGCAGGAAAAACCGGGCATGCTTGTCAACTGTGAACCCTCGGATCCTCGTGGTCGACGACGAGCCCGGTGTGCGGAAGGCGCTGCACCGCGGGCTGCGCGCGGAGGCCATGGACGTCGTCACCGCCCCGGACGGGCCCACCGGCCTGCGGCTGGCCCAGACCGGGTCGTTCGACGTGCTGCTGCTCGACATCATGCTGCCCGGCCTGTCCGGTTACCGGGTCCTGCAGGCGCTGCGCGCGCAGGGCGTCACGACGCCGGTCCTGCTGGTATCGGCCAAGGACGGCGAGGTCGACCAGGCCGACGGGCTCGATCTGGGCGCCGACGGGTACCTGGTCAAGCCGTTCTCCTTCGTCGTGCTGGTCGCGCAGATCCGCGCGGTGCTGCGCCGGGCCTCGGCCGAGGGGACGCGCGGGCCGCTGCGCATCGGCGGGCTCGTGGTCGACCGCGCGACCCGCGAGGTGCGCTGGAACGAGGATCCGGTCGCGTTGAGCCCGCGTGAGTTCAGCCTGCTCGAAGTGCTGGTCGGACGGGCCGGGACGGTGGTCACCAAGGACGAGCTGCTGCGCGCGGTGTGGGGCGACGAGCAGGCCGCGACCCGCAACGTGGTCGAGGTCTACGTCGGTTACGTGCGCCGCAAGCTCGACGCCGTCGGGGCGGGCGCGCTGGTGCGGACCGTGCGCGGACACGGCTACCTGGCCTCCGACGCGGCGCTGGACGAGGTCCTGCCCGGGTGAGGTTCGTCCGACGGTGGTGGGAGCGCCGGTCCATGCAGTTCCGGATCACGGTGCCTGCCGCCGCGGTCACGCTGGCGTTCCTGCTCGGTCTGGCGATCGTGGCCGGGCGGGGGCTCGGGCCGCTGCGGGACTCGTCGGTGGACACCGAGCTGACCGCAGCGCTGAACCCGGCGGCCGCCGTCGTCTCGGCCGGGCGGACGCCCGCGCAACCCGATGGGGTGACCCTGCGCGTGCTCGACACCGCCGGAACGCCTGTCGACGGCCGCGGGCCGACGGGGCTGGGGCCGGGTGACGTGCGTGCGCTCAAGGCTGGGCAGCAGGTCACGGTGTCGCGGATGCGGTGGCTGGGCTCGGTGGTGACCGCGCCGGACGGGCAACAGCGCCTCGTCGCGGCCGGGACCGGTCTGCTCGGACAGGACCTGACCGTCGAGAAGGCGGCGCGCTGGCTGCTCTTCGCGGCGGCCATCGGCGCGGTGCTCGCGGCCATCGCGACCTGGCTGGTGGTGCGGTTCGCGCTGCGGCGGGTGAGCCGGATGCGGCGGACGGTCCGGGCGTTGCCGACCGGGGAACGGCTGCCGTTGCCCGAGGCCGACGACGAGCTGCGCGCACTGGCCGCGGACTTCAACGCGCTGCTGTCGCGCCAAGAGGACATCAGCCGCAGGCTCCGGCGGTTCACCGGCGACGCCGCGCACGAGCTGCGGTCGCCGGTCGCGTCGATCCGCGTGCAGGCCGAGGTCGCGGTCGCCAACCCCGATCCGGAGCTGGCGCAGGAGACGCTGGCCGACATCCTCGAGGAGGCCGAGCGGCTCTCCGCGCTGCTGGACGGGCTGCTGACGCTGGCGCGCTCGGACGCCGGGGAACTTCCGCCCGCCGAAGCGGTCGAGCTGCTGACCGAGGCCCGCGCCGCCGCGGACCGGCTGCCGCCGGGATCGCCGCCCGTGCGTGTCACCGGTGTGGCCGGGCAGGTGTGGGCGCACGCGGCGCATTCCGAAGTGGAGCTGGTGCTGAACAACCTGCTGCGCAACGCGTGCCGGTACGCGTCCTCGCAGATCGTGGTTTCCGTGCTGCCGGGGCATTCGCGGGTGCGGCTGGTCGTCGACGACGACGGCCCCGGCATCCCGCCCGAGCACCGGGAGCGCGTGTTCGACCGGTTCTACCGGGTCGGCGACGACCGGGCGCGCACGTCCGGCGGGACCGGCCTCGGGCTGGCGATGGTCGCCGAGACGGTGCGGCGACGTGGCGGCGCGGTCTCGGTGGGCGAGTCCCCCGAGGGCGGCGCCCGCTTCCAGGTCGTGTGGCGCGCGAGCGGTAACGTCTCCGGTTCGTGAGAGTGATCGTGGGAGCGGCCATCGTGCGGGGCGCATCCCTGCTCGCCCAGCAACGCGCCTACCCGCGCGAAGTCGCCGGACTGTGGGAGCTGCCCGGCGGCCGTGTCGAACCGGGCGAGTCCGAAGTGGACGCCCTGCGGCGCGAGTGCGTCGAGGAGCTCGGCGTCGAGGTCTCGGTCGGCGCGCGGGTGGGGCCCGACGTGCCGCTGCGGGCCGGCCTCGTGCTCCGCGTGTTCGCCGCCGCCCTGACCGACGAGCGCGCGCGGCCCGAGGCGCTGGACCACAAGGCGCTGCGGTGGCTCGACGAGGAGGGCCTGGACGGCGTCGACTGGCTGCCTGCGGACCAGGAGCTGCTCCCGGCGCTGCGGCTGCTGCTGGCCCGATGAGGGTGTACACTCGACTGCTACGGGGGTACACGAGAGTGGGACAGCCATGGCGACGCATGGGACCAAGGACTACCGCCGCGACATGGCGGCGATCCACGAAGAGGTCGTCAGCACCGGTGAGGCGGCCATCATCACCAAGGACGGCAAGCCGTACGTGAAGGTCGTGCCCGTCGGTGAGGAAGACGTTCTCGCGGAACTGCGCCGCAGGGGCGACATCGTGTGGCCGACGGCGGTCCGCGTCGAAGTAGAGCCGATCCACGCGGGGGCCGACGACACGACGGACGTGATCGCGGGCAGCCGCCGGTGATCCTCGTCGCGGACGCATCCTTCGCCGCGAAGGTGCTCCTCGACGAGCAGGGCAGCGACATCGCCCGGTGGTGGTGGCGCAACGACGACGCCACCTGGCTCGCCCCGGCGATCATCGCGGCCGAGGTCGAGGCCGCGTTCGGCGTGCACCACCGGCGGCACCCGAAGGACTTCGGCGCGCAGCGGCGCAAGCTCGCCTCGACCACCTGGGCCGCGATGCTCGACGGGATCGTGCTGCACAAGCTGGACCGGACGGTGACGGACGAGGCCGTGCGCCTGATCCAGGACCACGGCCCACTGCGCGGCGCCGACGCCTGCTACATCGCCGTCGCGGTCCTGCTGGCGCGTGAGCCCGGCGTCGATGTGGTGCTCGGTTCGTTCGACCACCAGCAGCGACGAGCCGCCCTGGAGGCGGGTGTGCCGCTCACGAAACCACTGCCCTGAGCGGCCATCCCGCGCTAGGTGCCCGCCCCGATCAACCGCATGGCGGAGTTCAGCCGGTGCTCGCCGCGCTCCGCCGCACGCGCCGCGCCCGCCTTGCGGACCCGGTCCAGCTCGCCCGGGTCCGCCAGCAGCTCGGCAGTTCGTTCGCGGATCGGGCGCAGGGTCTCGATCACCGCGTCCGCCACGGCCTCCTTCAACGCTCCGTAAGACGAGAACTCCGTGGCCAGGTCGGCGGGGCGGGCGTCCCGGCAGCCGGCCAGGATGTCCAGCAGGTTCGCGACCCCGGAGCGCTCCTCCGGCGCGTATGCGACCTCCGTGAAGGCATCCGTCACGGCGCGCCGCACCTTGCGGCGGATCAGGTCGGGCTCGTCGAGCACGAACACCACGCCCGCCGCGTCCCGCGCCGATTTCGACATCTTCCGTGCCGGATCGGCCAGGTCGCGTACCCGCGCGCCGGTCGGCGGCAGCACCGGACGGGGCACCGTGAACACCTCGCCGTAGGCGCCGTTGAACCGCCGCGCCAGCGCTCGCGCCAGCTCGACGTGCTGGTTCTGGTCCTCGCCCACCGGAACCTCGTCCGCGCCCTGCAGCAGGATGTCCGCCGCCATCAGCACCGGGTAGGTCAGCAGGCTCAGCCGCACGCCCGCCTGTCCGCTGCCCTTCTCCTTGAACTGGATCATCCGCGCGGCCTCGCCGTAGCTGCAGGTGCACTCCAGGACCCAGGTCAGCGCACTCAGCTCGCGCGCCAGATCCGACTGCACGAACACCTGTTCGGCCGGGATCCCGGCCGCCACCAGCACGGCCAGCATCTCGCTCGTCCGCGCCCGCAGCCCGCCCGGGTTGTGGGTGGTCGTCATGGCGTGCAGGTCGGACACGAAGTAGAGGTCGCCGGGCCCGCCGTCGGAGGCCCAGCGCCGGATCGCGCCCAGGTGGTTGCCGAGGTGGGGGTGGCCGGACGGGGTGATCCCGGAGAGTCGCATCGTGAGTTCCTCGAGGTCGGTGGCCACCCCGCCACGGCCCCGGGAACGACGAAGGCCGCCTGCGCGGGCGGCCTTCGCGGGTGCTGGGTGTCAGCGCACGTCGGAGGAGCCGCCTGACGGCGGCCACCAGAACGTCACGATCGTGCGCATGCGGACAGCGTAGCACCCGCCCGAAAGCAATATTTCCATTACCTTCGGAAAAGCAATTCTTGAGAATGGTGTACTTCTGTCGCGCAAATTACAGGATCATGGCCGCGAAACATTTTCCGGGGGTCCTCGGCAGGTCTACCGTGAAGGTATGTACATCGTGCTGATCGACTACACGGCCCCGGTGGAAGAAGTCGACTACCACCTGGCCGACCACTCGAAATGGCTGGACCGGCACTTCCGGTCGGGCGAGTTCCTGACCGCGGGGCGGCGCACCCCGCATTCCGGTTGCGTGATCATCACTCGGCCGATGGCGCGAGTCAAACTCGAGGCGGTTCTGGCGTCGGACCCGCTACGGGAACACCATCTGGCCCACTACGAGATCGTCGAATTCGGCGCCACCCGGACGGCGCCCGAGTTGCGCCTCGTGAACGAAGCGCTCGCCGTCTAGGCAGCCTTCTTCAGGTCCGCCTTCGCCCGCTGCAGTGCGAGGACCGGGCACTTCTTGCAGCGCGGCTTCGACCGGCAGCACTTCTTCTTGACCTTGCCGGCCTTCATGAGCTTGCGGACCTTCTTGCGCGGGTCCGCGTCCTTCTTGCCCACGCCACCAACTCCACGACTCCGGGGCCCGCCCTCAGGTTAGGTGGACCTCAGCGTTCACCTACCGTGTCCCTGGTCACAACGTGGTACGGGGTATCCTGATGGGGATCGCGTATGCCAGAGCGGGCCCGCGATTCATCCCTTCGAAATGTTCAGGAGCCCTCGCGTGCCCACAGCCACCGCCGAGAAGGTCCGCACCGACCTGCGCAACGTCGCCATCGTCGCGCACGTCGACCACGGGAAGACCACCCTGGTCGACGCCATGCTGCGGCAGTCGGGCGCGTTCGCCGAACGCGCCGAACTCGTCGACCGCGTGATGGACTCGGGCGAGCTGGAACGTGAGAAGGGCATCACGATCCTCGCCAAGAACACCGCGATCCGCCGTCAGACCGACGAGGGCCCGATCACCATCAACGTGATCGACACGCCCGGCCACGCCGACTTCGGCGGCGAGGTCGAGCGCGGACTGGCCATGGTCGACGGCGTGGTCCTGCTGGTCGACGCCAGCGAGGGGCCGCTCCCGCAGACCCGGTTCGTGCTGCGCAAGACCCTGGAGGCCGGTCTGCCGGTCGTGCTCGTGGTCAACAAGGTCGACCGGCCGGACGCGCGTATCGCCGAGGTCGTCGAGGAGACCCACGACCTGCTGCTGGACCTCGCGGGTGACATCGAGGACGCCGATCTGGACGCGGTGCTCGACCTCCCGGTCGTCTACGCCTCCGCCCGCGCGGGCAAGGCCAGCCTGGAACAACCCGCCGACGGTGCGCTGCCGGACAGCGAGAACCTCGACCCGCTGTTCGAGACCCTGCTGCGGCACGTGCCGCCGCCGGTGGCCGATCCGGACAGCCCGCTGCAGGCACTGGTCACCAACCTCGACGCGTCGAACTTCCTCGGCCGCATCGCGCTCATCCGCATCCACGCGGGCAAGCTCCGCAAGGGCCAGACCGTCGCGTGGCTGCGCGAGGACGGCACCGTGCAGAACGTGCGGATCTCCGAGCTGCTGGTCACCGAGGCGCTGGAGCGTGTGCCCGCGCAGGAGGCCACGGCGGGTGATCTCGTCGCGATCGCGGGCATCCCCGACATCACCATCGGCGACACGCTGGCCGACACCGAGAATCCGGTGGCGCTGCCCCGGATCACCGTCGACGAGCCCGCCATCTCGATGACCATCGGTGTGAACACCTCGCCGATGGCCGGCCGCAACGGCGGCGACAAGGTCACCGCGCGCCTGGTCAAGGCCCGGCTGGACCAGGAGCTGATCGGTAACGTCTCGATCCGCGTGCTGCCCACCGAGCGCCCCGACACCTGGGAGGTGCAGGGCCGTGGCGAGCTGGCGCTGGCGATCCTGGTCGAGCAGATGCGCCGCGAGGGCTTCGAGCTGACCGTCGGCAAGCCGCAGGTGGTCACGCGGACCATCGACGGCAAGCTGCACGAGCCGTTCGAGCGCCTCACCCTGGACATCCCGGAGGAGCACCTGGGCGCGGTCACGCAGCTGCTCGCCGCGCGCAAGGGCCGCATGGAGGACATGGGCGGGCACGGCACCGGCCGGATCAAGCTCGAGTTCGTGCTCCCCGCGCGTGGCCTGATCGGGTTCCGGACGGACTTCCTGACCGAGACCCGCGGCACCGGCATCGCCAACCACGTGTTCGAGGGCTACCACCCGTGGGCGGGCGAGATCCGCACCCGGCACAGCGGCTCGCTGGTCGCCGACCGGTCCGGTCCGGTCACCTCCTACGCGATGATCCAGCTCGCCGACCGCGGCACGTTCTTCGTCGAGCCGGGTGCCGAGGTGTACGAGGGCATGGTCGTGGGCGAGAACCCGCGCGCCGAGGACCTCGACATCAACATCACCAAGGAGAAGAAGCTCACCAACATGCGTTCGTCCACCGGTGACGAGCTGGAGCGCCTGGCGCGCCCGCGCAAGCTGGGCCTGGAGGAGGCGCTGGAGTTCTGCGCCGCCGACGAGTGCGTCGAGGTCGCGCCGAACGCGGTGCGTGTGCGGAAGGTGACGCTGGAAATCACCCAGCGTGCCAAGGAGCGCTCGCGGGCCAAGTCGCGCGGCTGACCTTCTCGCGACCGGGGGGACGTCCATCACGGTGGGCGTCCCCTTTGTTCTGCCCAGCTGGAACCCGGCCACGCTTCGCGACGTCAACCCTTTGGCGGTACCTGATCCGGTGACGGCGGGTTCTCGCCGGTCTGGCAATCTCGGTGTCGCGGCTACAGGCCTTGTGACACCATCATGGGCTCATCAGGGGAGGCAGTGTGCGGAAGAGCGGTATCGCGGCGGCACTGGTCACGGTGCTGCTGACCGCGCTGGCCTGCACCAACACCCCGCCACCGCCGGTCGTGACCTCACCGGTGGCCCAGTCGTCGACTGCCGCGGTGCCGACGGCGTCGCAGATCGTCATCGGCGTCGACGACATCACCGGCGGCTACAACCCGCACAACCTCGCCGACCAGTCCACGATCACCACGGCCCTGTCGCAGCTGCTGCTGCCGTCGGTGTTCCGGCCGAACGACGAGGGAACCTACGAGCTGGACCCGACGCTGATGCGCTCGGCCGAGGTCACCTCGACCGACCCGTTCACGGTCACCTACCAGATCCGGCAGGACGCCTCGTGGTCCGACGGCGCGCCGATCGCGGTGGAGGATTTCGTCTACCTCGCCGACGCGATGCGTGACCAGCCCGGTGTCGTGCAGCCCGCCGGGTACCGGCTGATCAGCAGTATCCAGCCCAGCGAGGGCGGCAAGGGTGTGCAGGTCCAGTTCTCGGAGCCGTACCCGGGCTGGCAGACGCTGTTTTCGAACCTCCTGCCGCAGCACCTGCTCAAGGACGCACCCGGCGGCTGGCAGGGCGCGCTGCAGGACAGTTTCCCCGCCTACGGTGGCCCGTTCTCGATCAAGACGCGGGACAACGCGCGTGGCGAGATCATCCTGGAGCGCAACGAGCGGTACTGGGACAAACCGGCGGCGGTCGACCAGCTGGTGCTGCGCCGGTCGGACGCCACGGGCCTGGCCGGCGCGCTGCGCAGCGGCAATGACCAGTTCGTTCTGTCGCGGACGGACAGCGCCGGTCTGAACCAGTTGCAGGCGCTCGGGCCTTCGGTGCAGCTGCAGACCGTGGCGAGCCCACGCGTGGCCGAGGTGCTGCTGCGCCCGGCGAACGGCGCGCTGGTCGATGATCAGGTCCGCGAGGCCGTGTCGGCGCTGGTGGACCGCAACAAGCTGATCGACGAGGGCGCCGGCGGTGGACCGTCGGCCGGCCTGCGGGCCGAGGCGCAGGTGCTGCCCCCTTCGGCGGACGGGTACGCGCCGACGATTCCGGCGGGCTACGGCGTGCCGGACCCGGCGAAGGCGGAGTCGTTGCTGACCGGTGCGGGTTATGTGAAGGAAGCGGGTATCTGGCGCAAGGACGGCAAGGCGCTCACGCTCGTCGTGGCGTCGCCAGGGCAGCAGGAGCCGTACGCGAGCATGGCGAAGGAACTGAGCAACCAGCTCGTCGCGGCGGGCATCCAGGTGAACACGCTCAACCCGCAGCCGCGTGACCTGTTCGCCAACCTGCTGGCGTTGCCGGTGAGCCAGGGCACGCAGGCGTCGGCGGGCAACGCGGGCGCTGTCGGCGTCGACATCGCAGTGGTCCCGCTCCCGGCCGGTGGCGACGCGGCAACCGTGCTCGCCTCCCGCTTCGGTTGCCGACCCGGCCAGTCGACCCCGTCGTCGAACGTGGCGGTCATCCCGGCCAACCCGACAGCCGTCTGCGACGAGAACCTGCAGACGACGATCGACGAGGCATTGACCGGAACGAAGCCGATGGCGGACGCACTGGCGGAACTGGAGCCCGAGTTGTGGGCCCAGCACACGGCCATCCCGCTGTTCCAGCTGGCCGACACCCTGGCGACGGGGCAGGGAATCTCCGGCATGACCGCCGGGCCCCCTCTGCTGGGCCCCTTCGGCAACGCCGTGAACTGGACCCGCAGCGGCCGCTAGCCCCTCTCCCCGGCGCACGGGAACGCAGATTTCGCGCGCACGTTCGGCGAGTCCCACACTCACGCACCAAACCGCCACCCGGCAACGCAACCCGCCCACCCCCCGAGCCACCCCTCTCCCGCAACCCGATCCCCCGCCAGAGACAATGAAAGATCGGGTTCGGGAGGGACAACGCCGGCGCGAAGCGCTCGGCCCGGGGCGTAGCGAAGCGAAGCCCGGCGCAGTAGATACGCGCGTAGCGCAAAGCCGCGCGCAGCGCCCAGCCGCGTAACGCAAAACCCGTGCACAGAAAGGGCCTCCAGCTCGAAAGCCGGAGGCCCTTCCGCGATGTCGAAAATCAGATCAACTGCCTCGCCTGTGCGTAGTGGCAGGCGGAAGGATGTCCCTGCCCCCGGTCGACGAGCAGCGGCTCCTCGTCCACGCACTTGGTCCGCTCCGCGTCCGTCAGCTCGTTGGCGAACTTCGGGCACCGGGTCCGGAACCGGCACCCGCTGGGCGGGTTGGCCGGGCTGGGCACGTCGCCGGTGATGACGATGCGCTCCCGTGACCGTTCCTTGCGCGGGTCCGGCACCGGGATGGCCGAGATCAGCGCCTGCGTGTACGGGTGGGCGGGGTTCTCGAACAGCTCCTCGGACGGCGCCGTCTCCACGATCTTGCCCAGGTACATCACGGCGATCCGGTTGGCGATGTGCCGGACCACGGACAGGTCGTGCGAGACGAACAGGTACGACAGCCCGAACTCCGCCTGCAGGTCCTGCAGCAGGTTGAGCACACCGGCCTGAATGGACACGTCCAGCGCCGACACCGGCTCGTCCAGCACCAGCAGCTTCGGCCGCAACGCGAGCGCCCTGGCGATGCCGATGCGCTGGCGCTGTCCGCCGGAGAACTCGTGCGGGTAACGGTTTCCGTGCTCGGGCCGCAGACCGACCGTGGCCAGCAGCTCCCGGACCCGCTCGCGGCCGCCCTTCTCGTACAGGCCGTGGATCCGCAGCGGCTCGGCGATGATCTCGTTCACCGGCATGCGGGGGTCGACCGAGGCGTACGGGTCCTGGAACACGATCTGCATTTCGCGGCGCAGCCGCTGCAGTTCCTTGCGGTTCAGCTTGCCCAGCTCGGTGCCCTCGAAGCGCACCTCGCCGTCGGTGGCTGGCTGCAGGTTCAGCACCACCCGCGCGGTGGTCGACTTACCGCAGCCGGACTCGCCGACCAGTGCGAGCGTTTCCCGCTCGTAGATGTCGAACGACACCCCGGACACGGCCTGCACCTCGCCGATCTGGCGCCGGATCAGGCCGCCGCTGCGCACTGGGAAGTGCTTGACGACGCCACGGGCCGACAGGACCGGGGTCTGCTGGTTCTGCTCCGGCAGCACATCTGCCGCGCTCTGGCTCATTCGTTCTTCTCCCCGGCGGCCACGGCTTCGGCGTCGTCCACCGAAGTCGGGTTGAACAGGTCAGTGGGTT containing:
- a CDS encoding YciI family protein, with product MYIVLIDYTAPVEEVDYHLADHSKWLDRHFRSGEFLTAGRRTPHSGCVIITRPMARVKLEAVLASDPLREHHLAHYEIVEFGATRTAPELRLVNEALAV
- a CDS encoding ABC transporter family substrate-binding protein codes for the protein MLLTALACTNTPPPPVVTSPVAQSSTAAVPTASQIVIGVDDITGGYNPHNLADQSTITTALSQLLLPSVFRPNDEGTYELDPTLMRSAEVTSTDPFTVTYQIRQDASWSDGAPIAVEDFVYLADAMRDQPGVVQPAGYRLISSIQPSEGGKGVQVQFSEPYPGWQTLFSNLLPQHLLKDAPGGWQGALQDSFPAYGGPFSIKTRDNARGEIILERNERYWDKPAAVDQLVLRRSDATGLAGALRSGNDQFVLSRTDSAGLNQLQALGPSVQLQTVASPRVAEVLLRPANGALVDDQVREAVSALVDRNKLIDEGAGGGPSAGLRAEAQVLPPSADGYAPTIPAGYGVPDPAKAESLLTGAGYVKEAGIWRKDGKALTLVVASPGQQEPYASMAKELSNQLVAAGIQVNTLNPQPRDLFANLLALPVSQGTQASAGNAGAVGVDIAVVPLPAGGDAATVLASRFGCRPGQSTPSSNVAVIPANPTAVCDENLQTTIDEALTGTKPMADALAELEPELWAQHTAIPLFQLADTLATGQGISGMTAGPPLLGPFGNAVNWTRSGR
- a CDS encoding ABC transporter ATP-binding protein; the encoded protein is MSQSAADVLPEQNQQTPVLSARGVVKHFPVRSGGLIRRQIGEVQAVSGVSFDIYERETLALVGESGCGKSTTARVVLNLQPATDGEVRFEGTELGKLNRKELQRLRREMQIVFQDPYASVDPRMPVNEIIAEPLRIHGLYEKGGRERVRELLATVGLRPEHGNRYPHEFSGGQRQRIGIARALALRPKLLVLDEPVSALDVSIQAGVLNLLQDLQAEFGLSYLFVSHDLSVVRHIANRIAVMYLGKIVETAPSEELFENPAHPYTQALISAIPVPDPRKERSRERIVITGDVPSPANPPSGCRFRTRCPKFANELTDAERTKCVDEEPLLVDRGQGHPSACHYAQARQLI
- the typA gene encoding translational GTPase TypA; protein product: MFRSPRVPTATAEKVRTDLRNVAIVAHVDHGKTTLVDAMLRQSGAFAERAELVDRVMDSGELEREKGITILAKNTAIRRQTDEGPITINVIDTPGHADFGGEVERGLAMVDGVVLLVDASEGPLPQTRFVLRKTLEAGLPVVLVVNKVDRPDARIAEVVEETHDLLLDLAGDIEDADLDAVLDLPVVYASARAGKASLEQPADGALPDSENLDPLFETLLRHVPPPVADPDSPLQALVTNLDASNFLGRIALIRIHAGKLRKGQTVAWLREDGTVQNVRISELLVTEALERVPAQEATAGDLVAIAGIPDITIGDTLADTENPVALPRITVDEPAISMTIGVNTSPMAGRNGGDKVTARLVKARLDQELIGNVSIRVLPTERPDTWEVQGRGELALAILVEQMRREGFELTVGKPQVVTRTIDGKLHEPFERLTLDIPEEHLGAVTQLLAARKGRMEDMGGHGTGRIKLEFVLPARGLIGFRTDFLTETRGTGIANHVFEGYHPWAGEIRTRHSGSLVADRSGPVTSYAMIQLADRGTFFVEPGAEVYEGMVVGENPRAEDLDINITKEKKLTNMRSSTGDELERLARPRKLGLEEALEFCAADECVEVAPNAVRVRKVTLEITQRAKERSRAKSRG